In Oncorhynchus keta strain PuntledgeMale-10-30-2019 chromosome 19, Oket_V2, whole genome shotgun sequence, a single genomic region encodes these proteins:
- the LOC118397738 gene encoding uncharacterized protein LOC118397738 isoform X1, producing MSPANATLFPGTVNTPPSFGCVRAVPPYLVLSNSAPVSGPTGAVGRLDNGSLVFICNDVPFSNILRDVRGGQNQVLAGSVPGGLRPPCLPDPTSPKSPMEAPQSQSTGPIYPIRIFQRVKNISTVQDTKQPTQNGTAQSGLCRKDEAASTLLVHTANAQADSVQMEISKSDDDLIQADPNPTVFVMEKSTEIDIVHNKTAQPDFVQNETSQAELVQTASDQTVLFQNKTAQMVIVPSQVVGIQEEQTLRPVTGPMESVTTDMPKPAQTVPVQINLVHSNTVQSDIVHTETDQTYFVNVSTQVSGITIKEEPPATDSLSVTGLMEPIRVIMPDTLPTETVQTDPVRTQMVVTEIVQRDVFQPETVQTDSAFIETVQTDCAMAETLQNEIVQSNFNETETVQTDPVLTEPVYAVQIDQMEPVHSETVLTGIVQTATLQRDLAVTDCTEIIQTDMSTTNEVSTNDTVNVVSVPSCTKEVELDLTLDLSNDFCSPIVEEDDNMADVDVSAADCIEETGCQASVRLNSRFPQVSLLWMPILDAHVSVPPTRFRLLPGVKGQQTIVQVIQTDAPQTACPHDAVCHLPGTVETRIHS from the exons ATGTCACCAGCTAATGCCACTCTTTTTCCTGGTACTGTGAACACTCCCCCCAGCTTTGGATGTGTAAGGGCTGTCCCCCCATACTTGGTTTTGTCCAACAGCGCTCCAGTTTCTGGTCCCACTGGCGCTGTGGGCAGGCTTGACAATGGAAGCCTGGTCTTCATTTGTAATGACGTGCCCTTTTCCAACATCTTGAGAGATGTTAGAGGAGGTCAAAACCAAGTGCTAGCTGGTTCTGTCCCAGGAGGACTCCGCCCACCATGTCTGCCAGACCCCACCTCTCCAAAGAGCCCTATG GAAGCTCCTCAGTCACAGTCCACTGGTCCAATATATCCCATCAGAATTTTTCAACGGGTAAAGAATATTTCAACAGTCCAGGACACCAAGCAGCCCACCCAGAATGGCACTGCTCAGTCAGGATTGTGCAGAAAGGATGAAGCCGCCTCTACTCTCCTCGTACACACCGCTAATGCCCAGGCAGACTCTGTACAAATGGAAATTTCCAAGTCAGATGATGACCTCATCCAGGCAGACCCAAATCCAACAGTCTTTGTCATGGAAAAATCCACGGAGATAGACATTGTCCATAATAAAACTGCCCAGCCAGATTTTGTCCAGAATGAGACCAGCCAGGCCGAACTTGTCCAGACTGCATCTGACCAGACAGTACTTTTCCAGAATAAAACAGCCCAGATGGTAATTGTTCCTTCTCAAGTAGTTGGAATCCAGGAGGAACAAACATTACGgccagttacaggcccaatggagtCTGTGACGACAGACATGCCTAAACCTGCACAAACTGTGCCTGTCCAGATTAACCTTGTGCATTCTAACACTGTCCAAAGCGACATTGTGCATACTGAAACTGACCAGACCTACTTTGTCAACGTAAGCACACAAGTATCTGGGATCACAATCAAGGAAGAACCGCCAGCCACAGACAGCTTATCAGTTACAGGGTTAATGGAACCCATCAGAGTGATTATGCCTGACACACTACCTACTGAAACTGTCCAGACTGACCCTGTCCGCACACAAATGGTTGTGACTGAAATTGTCCAAAGGGATGTTTTCCAGCCTGAAACGGTGCAGACGGACTCTGCCTTCATTGAAACGGTGCAGACAGACTGTGCCATGGCCGAAACCCTGCAGAATGAAATTGTCCAGTCAAACTTCAATGAGACTGAAACCGTGCAGACAGACCCTGTCCTGACTGAACCAGTTTATGCAGTCCAGATAGACCAGATGGAACCAGTCCACAGTGAAACTGTCCTTACCGGCATTGTGCAGACTGCGACTCTGCAGAGGGACCTAGCCGTAACTGACTGCACAGAGATAATTCAGACAGACATGTCAACCACCAATGAGGTATCCACAAATGACACTGTCAATGTGGTCAGTGTCCCCAGCTGCACTAAGGAAGTTGAACTTGACCTCACCCTTGACCTCAGCAATGATTTCTGCTCTCCGATAGTG GAGGAAGATGACAATATGGCTGATGTTGATGTCAGTGCTGCTGACTGTATTGAAGAGACTGGGTGCCAGGCATCTGTTCGACTTAATAGCAG ATTTCCCCAGGTGTCTTTGCTTTGGATGCCCATCCTTGACGCCCATGTTAGCGTCCCGCCAACCCGCTTCCGCCTCCTCCCAGGGGTCAAAGGGCAGCAAACTATCGTTCAGGTGATACAGACGGACGCGCCG CAAACAGCTTGCCCACAtgatgctgtctgccatctgcccggtacagttgaaaccaggattcattcGTAA
- the LOC118398106 gene encoding ras-related and estrogen-regulated growth inhibitor-like protein — protein sequence MEGSQQKVEANFLLLGAESVGKSALTVRFLTRRFIGEYGDIESIYSHTDRIDGRDICFNIWDSLCPQNDEGAGHISNRQLQWADGFILVYSICDRASFNVVRQQVKRIRQAKSKFPGPPPIVIVGNKRDLQHRRTVSSEEGRLLTLSTNCGFFEISAAETYHGVQLVFHELLDLIREARALKKGAAGIKGIVRSMSAVFGRKRTE from the exons ATGGAAGGAAGTCAGCAAAAAGTGGAGGCTAATTTCTTACTACTTGGAGCTGAAAGCGTCGGTAAATCTG CTCTCACGGTGCGGTTTCTCACTAGAAGGTTTATTGGCGAATACGGTGATATTG AATCCATCTACAGTCATACTGACCGAATAGACGGACGGGATATCTGTTTTAATATCTGGGACTCACTTTGCCCTCAG AATGATGAGGGCGCGGGACACATCAGCAACCGACAACTCCAGTGGGCGGACGGTTTCATCCTGGTTTACAGCATATGTGACCGTGCCAGCTTCAACGTGGTGCGGCAACAGGTGAAGCGCATCCGGCAAGCCAAAAGCAAATTCCCCGGCCCACCTCCCATCGTCATCGTCGGGAATAAACGCGACCTCCAGCATCGCCGCACCGTCTCCAGCGAGGAAGGACGCCTCCTCACCCTTTCCACAAACTGTGGCTTTTTCGAGATCTCTGCAGCGGAGACATACCACGGGGTACAGCTGGTATTTCACGAACTGCTCGACCTTATCCGAGAGGCGAGGGCGCTCAAGAAGGGGGCAGCTGGGATCAAAGGTATCGTGAGAAGCATGTCCGCCGTTTTCGGGAGGAAGAGAACTGAGTAG
- the LOC118397738 gene encoding uncharacterized protein LOC118397738 isoform X2: MSPANATLFPGTVNTPPSFGCVRAVPPYLVLSNSAPVSGPTGAVGRLDNGSLVFICNDVPFSNILRDVRGGQNQVLAGSVPGGLRPPCLPDPTSPKSPMEAPQSQSTGPIYPIRIFQRVKNISTVQDTKQPTQNGTAQSGLCRKDEAASTLLVHTANAQADSVQMEISKSDDDLIQADPNPTVFVMEKSTEIDIVHNKTAQPDFVQNETSQAELVQTASDQTVLFQNKTAQMVIVPSQVVGIQEEQTLRPVTGPMESVTTDMPKPAQTVPVQINLVHSNTVQSDIVHTETDQTYFVNVSTQVSGITIKEEPPATDSLSVTGLMEPIRVIMPDTLPTETVQTDPVRTQMVVTEIVQRDVFQPETVQTDSAFIETVQTDCAMAETLQNEIVQSNFNETETVQTDPVLTEPVYAVQIDQMEPVHSETVLTGIVQTATLQRDLAVTDCTEIIQTDMSTTNEVSTNDTVNVVSVPSCTKEVELDLTLDLSNDFCSPIVEEDDNMADVDVSAADCIEETGCQASVRLNSRFPQVSLLWMPILDAHVSVPPTRFRLLPGVKGQQTIVQVIQTDAP; encoded by the exons ATGTCACCAGCTAATGCCACTCTTTTTCCTGGTACTGTGAACACTCCCCCCAGCTTTGGATGTGTAAGGGCTGTCCCCCCATACTTGGTTTTGTCCAACAGCGCTCCAGTTTCTGGTCCCACTGGCGCTGTGGGCAGGCTTGACAATGGAAGCCTGGTCTTCATTTGTAATGACGTGCCCTTTTCCAACATCTTGAGAGATGTTAGAGGAGGTCAAAACCAAGTGCTAGCTGGTTCTGTCCCAGGAGGACTCCGCCCACCATGTCTGCCAGACCCCACCTCTCCAAAGAGCCCTATG GAAGCTCCTCAGTCACAGTCCACTGGTCCAATATATCCCATCAGAATTTTTCAACGGGTAAAGAATATTTCAACAGTCCAGGACACCAAGCAGCCCACCCAGAATGGCACTGCTCAGTCAGGATTGTGCAGAAAGGATGAAGCCGCCTCTACTCTCCTCGTACACACCGCTAATGCCCAGGCAGACTCTGTACAAATGGAAATTTCCAAGTCAGATGATGACCTCATCCAGGCAGACCCAAATCCAACAGTCTTTGTCATGGAAAAATCCACGGAGATAGACATTGTCCATAATAAAACTGCCCAGCCAGATTTTGTCCAGAATGAGACCAGCCAGGCCGAACTTGTCCAGACTGCATCTGACCAGACAGTACTTTTCCAGAATAAAACAGCCCAGATGGTAATTGTTCCTTCTCAAGTAGTTGGAATCCAGGAGGAACAAACATTACGgccagttacaggcccaatggagtCTGTGACGACAGACATGCCTAAACCTGCACAAACTGTGCCTGTCCAGATTAACCTTGTGCATTCTAACACTGTCCAAAGCGACATTGTGCATACTGAAACTGACCAGACCTACTTTGTCAACGTAAGCACACAAGTATCTGGGATCACAATCAAGGAAGAACCGCCAGCCACAGACAGCTTATCAGTTACAGGGTTAATGGAACCCATCAGAGTGATTATGCCTGACACACTACCTACTGAAACTGTCCAGACTGACCCTGTCCGCACACAAATGGTTGTGACTGAAATTGTCCAAAGGGATGTTTTCCAGCCTGAAACGGTGCAGACGGACTCTGCCTTCATTGAAACGGTGCAGACAGACTGTGCCATGGCCGAAACCCTGCAGAATGAAATTGTCCAGTCAAACTTCAATGAGACTGAAACCGTGCAGACAGACCCTGTCCTGACTGAACCAGTTTATGCAGTCCAGATAGACCAGATGGAACCAGTCCACAGTGAAACTGTCCTTACCGGCATTGTGCAGACTGCGACTCTGCAGAGGGACCTAGCCGTAACTGACTGCACAGAGATAATTCAGACAGACATGTCAACCACCAATGAGGTATCCACAAATGACACTGTCAATGTGGTCAGTGTCCCCAGCTGCACTAAGGAAGTTGAACTTGACCTCACCCTTGACCTCAGCAATGATTTCTGCTCTCCGATAGTG GAGGAAGATGACAATATGGCTGATGTTGATGTCAGTGCTGCTGACTGTATTGAAGAGACTGGGTGCCAGGCATCTGTTCGACTTAATAGCAG ATTTCCCCAGGTGTCTTTGCTTTGGATGCCCATCCTTGACGCCCATGTTAGCGTCCCGCCAACCCGCTTCCGCCTCCTCCCAGGGGTCAAAGGGCAGCAAACTATCGTTCAGGTGATACAGACGGACGCGCCG TGA